The Salvelinus sp. IW2-2015 unplaced genomic scaffold, ASM291031v2 Un_scaffold5434, whole genome shotgun sequence genomic interval ACTAAACTCCAGACAGTTTATGTCTAAAGTAGCCTCCTCTAGAATGAATCAGATGTAGAATATAGAGCTAGTCATGAACGTCTCATGCACATGGATATATCTGAAGATGCAYTGTTAGCAGACATAGGTCTGAAAACAAGGCCCAGTTGGTTCCTCTTGCCCTCACCCCTCCCAGTGTWTAGAAGAACCAGATAACTAGATAACTAGTCACCACTATATTGCTTAAACCTATCTGGTACTTTCACATCAACTAAGAGAAACTATGTGGGCCTAAGAGCTAACAttaggagaagggttagggttaggataccTTCTCCTAACCCCCTACCCTTCTCCTAACTCCTACCCTTCTCCTAACCTCTACCCTTCTCACTAAACCCTAACCTCTACCCTTCTCCTCAACCTCTACCCTTCTCTAAACCTCTacccttctcctaaccctaacGCTCTACCCTTCGCCTAACCTCTACccttttcctaaccctaacctctaccctTCTCCTAACCTCTacccttctcctaaccctacACCCGCTACCCTTCTCCTAACGCCCTACCCTATTCATTACNNNNNNNNNNNNNNNNNNNNNNNNNNNNNNNNNNNNNNNNNNNNNNNNNNNNNNNNNNNNNNNNNNNNNNNNNNNNNNNNNNNNNNNNNNNNNNNNNNNNNNNNNNNNNNNNNNNNNNNNNNNNNNNNNNNNNNNNNNNNNNNNNNNNNNNNNNNNNNNNNNNNNNNNNNNNNNNNNNNNNNNNNNNNNNNNNNNNNNNNNNNNNNNNNNNNNNNNNNNNNNNNNNNNNNNNNNNNNNNNNNNNNNNNNAGGGTAGAGGTTAGGAGAAGggtagaggttaggggttaggagaagggttaggtAAAAAGAAGGGATAGAAACTCCAGTGGTAGGGtggtgacctctcacctctccagCTCAGTGATTTTCTTCTCCTTGTTGGTTCTTTccgtctcttgctctctcaggaTACCCATGAGCCTCTCCACCTCGGCCTGGGACTTCCCAGACTCTTCTCGGTAACGCGTCACTTCTTCCTCCAGCAGCTTGATCCTGTCGCTGACCTCTAACAACTTCCTGGTTGACTCCTCCGTATTCTGGGACTGTGGAGGACCAAGGAaataaagaagaagagagaggaggaccaaggaa includes:
- the LOC112078239 gene encoding ERC protein 2-like → ERVIERLREQKEREDRARLEEVERMRKENQELKDRLSILTTHTPGSQNTEESTRKLLEVSDRIKLLEEEVTRYREESGKSQAEVERLMGILREQETERTNKEKKITELER